One window of Kryptolebias marmoratus isolate JLee-2015 linkage group LG3, ASM164957v2, whole genome shotgun sequence genomic DNA carries:
- the thumpd1 gene encoding THUMP domain-containing protein 1 has product MSAEPNTGNVPDMQKIPRKRNKKRYMPGQPNKRFRRSRDLEVGMQGILITCGNNNQRPCTAEALDLLNEYADKLYGPEFQDQFETSEQKDAEDEDEDVDVALKKEVEQLRAYRTNQERRFQVLDSGAYNVIFIRTQNIEPDKLVHYLMSDLHATKKKKSRLILRMLPVMGTCRPYQEDILKYLTVFLAPWFKAPNRATFKVAYKARNNNQHRREEIIKNIAGVLGKLNHKNRANLMDPEFAVVVEIIKNVCCVSVVKDYKLYRKYNVYEIVKDGPATDEATTKTDESAAEVKEKPSGGEGDNTEGKMEEEEGKDESRGEEGGEGKDEEVNKEEVNEDEGEEVNGDEDEGEKVNEVEGEGEEVNDDEDEKVNEDEGEKVNEDEGKGEANMGENKAEEVNKEEGEGDGE; this is encoded by the exons ATGTCAGCCGAGCCAAACACGGGCAACGTGCCCGACATGCAAAAGATACCCAGAAAACGGAACAAGAAGCGCTACATGCCCGGTCAGCCCAACAAGCGGTTCAGGCGCTCCCGGGACCTGGAGGTGGGCATGCAGGGGATCCTGATCACCTGCGGCAACAACAACCAGAGACCGTGCACCGCCGAGGCCCTGGATCTGCTCAATGAGTACGCAGACAAGCTGTATGGCCCCGAG TTTCAGGATCAGTTTGAAACCAGCGAACAAAAAGACGCTGAAGATGAAGACGAAGATGTGGACGTTGCCTTGAAGAAGGAAGTGGAACAACTGAGAGCTTATAGGACCAATCAGGAGAGGCGCTTTCAGGTCCTCGACAGCGGAGCGTACAACGTCATCTTCATCAGAACTCAAAATATAG AGCCTGACAAATTGGTTCATTACCTTATGTCTGATCTCCACGCCACCAAGAAGAAAAAATCACGTTTGATCCTTCGCATGCTGCCA GTCATGGGAACGTGCAGGCCCTACCAGGAAGACATACTGAAATATCTGACCGTGTTCCTGGCACCTTGGTTTAAAGCGCCCAACCGTGCGACGTTCAAGGTCGCCTACAAGGCTCGCAACAACAACCAGCACAGGAGAGAAGAAATCATCAAAAATATCGCAG GTGTTTTGGGAAAGCTGAACCATAAAAATAGGGCGAATTTGATGGACCCTGAGTTTGCGGTGGTTGTGGAGATCATCAAGAACGTGTGTTGCGTCAGCGTAGTGAAAGACTATAAACTGTACAGAAAGTACAACGTTTACGAAATAGTGAAAGATGGACCTGCCACCGACGAGGCCACAACAAAAACGGACGAGAGCGCCGCAGAGGTGAAAGAAAAACCCAGTGGAGGCGAGGGGGACAACACGGAGGGCAAaatggaagaggaggagggtaAAGATGAATCGCGGGGTGAGGAGGGGGGTGAGGGTAAAGATGAGGAGGTTAATAAGGAGGAGGTCAATGAGGATGAAGGTGAGGAAGTCAATGGGGATGAAGATGAAGGTGAGAAGGTCAATGAGGTTGAAGGTGAAGGGGAGGAGGttaatgatgatgaagatgagaaGGTCAATGAGGATGAAGGTGAGAAGGTTAATGAGGATGAAGGTAAAGGTGAGGCTAACATGGGTGAAAATAAAGCTGAAGAGGTTAATAAAGAGGAAGGTGAAGGTGATGGggaataa